In the Spirochaetales bacterium genome, TGTCATTTTGGCGGGATATATGAAGAAAATCGGTAAACGAACAATTGATACGTTCAGTAATAAAATATTGAACATCCATCCCGCCTTGCTTCCGAAATATGGCGGAAACGGCATGTATGATATTTACGTTCATGAAGCGGTTTTGAGGAATAAAGAAAAGGAAACCGGTATTACAATTCATATAATTGACGCCGAGTATGATCATGGAAGGATCATCAACCAGGTGAGAATCAAGATAAACGAAAATGAAACAGCATATGATTTACAGAAACGGATATTGGAAAAGGAACATATTTTTTATGTGGAAACACTCGGGAAAATAGCAAATGGAGAACTATTGCTTGATTGAAAATTCCTATTCTCTTCCTCCGTGGCCTTTGTGCGCTTTGTGTGAAACAATATTCAATTCTTTATAGCCTCCGTATGCACCCCCTCCGTGGCCCTCTGAGTCACTCTCTCTTCCACCGTCACGTCAAAAAAAACCGGGAACACGGACGCTCCGTGCTCCCGTAATAGAGGTTTTACCCGGCTAACGAATCGACGCGAGGTACGCGTCGACCTGTTTCTGCAGTGCTTCTTTCACCTTCATGACGCCCGCGGCTTTCAATTTTTCATCGAGCAGCCCGAACGCCTCTTCGATATCCTTTACCATTCCCGCCTGGATCGGTTGCTCGTACTGCACCATGACCTGGTTGAGGGTGGCGAGCTCGGTTTTGATCGTTTCCGTGTCGACCGGCATGGTCTGGAAGATCGTCGGCACGAGGTATCCCTTGTTTTTTATATCGTTTTTCATTTTGATATAGAGATCCGTCCAGCCCGCGAACGGAAGGAGCTGGTCCTTGTTCGTGAACCAGAACCCGGCAGCGTCGGGGGGATACGTGTTGGCATCCGCTGAAAGACCTTCGGGAAGATCGATTTTGCCGTCTTTGATAACGTAGTTCGTTCCTTCGATCCCGAGGTAGACGAGGTAGTTGTAGGTCTTTTCTTCCATGATCATATCGAGCGCCTTCATTGTCACTTCCGCGTTTTTCGTTCCCGCGGCAAGCGCGACGCCGTTGTTGATGTGCGGGTCGGCGTAATAATGGCCTTTGGCGTCCAGTTCCGGAACGATCTCGATTTCCCATCCCTTCGCGATCGCGTCTGAGATATTCGCCTGGACATCCTGTGAATTCCCGATGCCCACCGCGGACTTGCC is a window encoding:
- the purN gene encoding phosphoribosylglycinamide formyltransferase → MVSLRLGFLSSHGGTNMQAIIDACKNNTLNMTPAVVISNNSRSMASQKAKNEKIPFYHISSKTHPDENELDVAIMNALNRHDVDIVILAGYMKKIGKRTIDTFSNKILNIHPALLPKYGGNGMYDIYVHEAVLRNKEKETGITIHIIDAEYDHGRIINQVRIKINENETAYDLQKRILEKEHIFYVETLGKIANGELLLD